From Weissella confusa, a single genomic window includes:
- a CDS encoding cytochrome ubiquinol oxidase subunit I yields the protein MNLIEGLSILDLARIQFAMTTIFHFFFVPLSIGLGLVVAIMETMYVVKKDDQYKRMAKFWGKIFLLSFAVGVVTGIIQEFQFGMNWSRYSRYVGDIFGPALAVEALVAFFMESTFLGLWMFGWERFNKKLHLVFIWLTTLGSAFSALWILAANSFMQNPVGFKVDHKFDRAVLVDFPALLQNHQLWLEFPHVIFGTFLTGSFVVIGVSAWSLLRKPNSNLDFFKKSIKVAAVVALIGTAGIGLTGDRHSLYLQDDQPMKFAATEGLDENVGGKDKQEPWSVVAYTNPKTHEVEWSLDIPYVLSILAHHSLTGENKGWTEINKELHEKYDVKFGHDMNYYLPNNTIYYAFRVMAVSAGAFGLLAVVALWAVRKKSKLDITKYRWALWIFGLSMFLPFLAQTAGWLITELGRAPWVVYGVLTIADAVSPNVSFASLLTSNILYFATFAALGGLMFMLARRVMIAGPDSVDDKPEAQDVDPFSAEAFDAGKEA from the coding sequence ATGAACTTGATCGAAGGACTTTCCATTTTGGACCTAGCTCGAATTCAGTTCGCAATGACAACGATTTTTCACTTTTTCTTCGTGCCATTGTCAATTGGTTTGGGACTAGTTGTCGCCATCATGGAAACGATGTATGTGGTCAAAAAGGATGACCAATACAAGCGTATGGCAAAGTTCTGGGGAAAGATTTTCCTATTGAGTTTTGCGGTTGGAGTTGTTACGGGTATTATTCAGGAGTTCCAATTTGGAATGAATTGGTCACGTTACTCACGTTATGTTGGAGATATCTTCGGACCAGCTTTGGCTGTCGAGGCGTTGGTTGCGTTCTTTATGGAATCAACGTTCTTGGGCCTTTGGATGTTTGGTTGGGAACGCTTCAACAAGAAACTACACTTGGTCTTCATTTGGTTGACGACGCTAGGATCAGCTTTTTCAGCTTTGTGGATTCTGGCAGCCAACTCATTTATGCAAAACCCAGTTGGTTTCAAGGTTGATCACAAGTTCGACCGTGCCGTTTTGGTCGATTTCCCGGCCTTGCTACAAAACCACCAATTGTGGTTGGAGTTCCCGCACGTTATTTTTGGGACATTCTTAACTGGATCATTCGTGGTCATTGGTGTATCAGCTTGGTCATTGCTACGTAAGCCAAACAGTAACCTAGATTTCTTTAAGAAGTCAATTAAGGTTGCGGCAGTGGTAGCGTTGATTGGAACTGCAGGTATTGGTTTGACTGGTGATCGCCACTCACTATACTTGCAAGACGATCAACCAATGAAGTTTGCAGCAACAGAAGGTTTGGATGAAAACGTCGGTGGCAAGGATAAGCAAGAGCCATGGTCAGTTGTTGCATACACTAACCCAAAGACACATGAAGTGGAATGGTCATTGGACATTCCGTATGTGTTGTCTATCTTGGCGCACCACTCATTGACTGGTGAAAATAAGGGTTGGACAGAGATTAATAAGGAATTGCACGAGAAGTATGATGTGAAGTTTGGTCATGATATGAACTATTACTTGCCAAACAACACCATCTACTATGCCTTCCGTGTCATGGCAGTATCAGCTGGGGCGTTTGGTTTGTTGGCAGTTGTTGCCTTGTGGGCCGTCCGTAAGAAGTCAAAGCTTGATATTACGAAGTACCGTTGGGCCCTTTGGATTTTCGGTCTATCAATGTTCCTACCATTCTTGGCACAAACAGCCGGTTGGTTGATTACGGAGCTTGGTCGTGCACCATGGGTCGTTTATGGTGTGCTTACGATTGCTGATGCCGTGTCACCAAACGTGTCATTCGCCTCATTGCTAACGTCTAACATCTTGTACTTCGCAACATTTGCTGCACTAGGTGGCTTGATGTTCATGTTGGCACGTCGTGTTATGATTGCCGGCCCAGATAGCGTTGATGATAAGCCGGAAGCTCAGGATGTTGATCCATTCTCAGCTGAAGCATTTGATGCAGGAAAGGAGGCTTAA
- a CDS encoding ECF transporter S component — translation MMNSQNKTRRLVLTALFIAIILVQSIVPWLGLLSITPAAGVGVQVQIISVTVAIGAMILGPRVGALLGFVWGAYSLWMAWSNVPSIGGMIFRNPITALLPRILVGLIVGLIYWYVVRNRSLAQQTGWIVFLGGLSAFLNTFFVLLSTWIGFSVMHTTFTGIPTSGLANWLIFGVAGVNGLVEIVVSAILVPLIGMPVLTVLKRLN, via the coding sequence ATGATGAATTCACAAAACAAGACGCGTCGTTTGGTGCTTACAGCTTTGTTTATTGCAATTATTTTGGTTCAATCAATCGTTCCTTGGTTGGGATTGTTGTCAATTACGCCAGCAGCTGGTGTTGGGGTTCAAGTTCAAATCATTAGTGTAACGGTGGCAATCGGAGCTATGATTCTCGGACCACGTGTTGGTGCACTACTTGGATTTGTTTGGGGTGCTTACTCACTTTGGATGGCATGGTCAAACGTGCCAAGTATCGGCGGTATGATCTTCCGTAACCCAATCACGGCATTGTTGCCTCGTATTCTGGTTGGACTAATCGTTGGATTGATTTACTGGTACGTTGTACGCAATCGTTCACTTGCACAACAAACGGGTTGGATTGTCTTCTTGGGCGGACTATCAGCGTTCTTGAACACGTTCTTTGTCTTGCTTTCAACTTGGATTGGTTTCTCAGTGATGCACACAACGTTTACGGGTATTCCAACATCAGGATTGGCTAACTGGTTGATTTTTGGTGTCGCTGGTGTGAATGGATTGGTTGAAATCGTTGTATCAGCTATCTTGGTACCATTGATTGGTATGCCAGTATTGACTGTATTGAAGCGCTTAAATTAA
- the cydB gene encoding cytochrome d ubiquinol oxidase subunit II: MTGFQILWFVLIAILFAGFFFLEGFDFGVGMALKGLAKNEHEEDALIESIGPHWDGNEVWLITAGGAMFAAMPFWYASLFSGFYLILFAILIGLIYRGVSFEFREQMRTAKYRNLWTTISAVAALIVPFLFGVLFTDVVQGMPLDKAGDMSATFFDYFNIFSIVGGAAVALLSYIHGLNYLRLKLEEGDLHDRIQSQLKVLYPVLLVGEVAFAITLFIFTDFFAKKPLITLAFLAVIVLLTVIAWVTGLKRSNVWSFIALGLTIISVVLLLFTGLFPRVIVGDNPAMSLLLKNATSTPYTLKWMTMIAFTALPIVLAYQIWSFYIFRKRIVVKKAA; the protein is encoded by the coding sequence ATGACAGGATTTCAAATTTTATGGTTCGTATTGATTGCCATCTTGTTTGCAGGATTCTTCTTCCTAGAAGGGTTTGACTTCGGAGTTGGAATGGCCTTGAAGGGCTTGGCTAAGAATGAACATGAAGAAGATGCCCTCATCGAATCAATCGGCCCTCACTGGGATGGTAATGAAGTTTGGTTGATTACGGCTGGTGGTGCCATGTTCGCGGCAATGCCATTCTGGTACGCATCACTATTTTCAGGGTTCTACTTAATCCTATTTGCGATTCTGATTGGCTTGATTTACCGAGGTGTCTCATTCGAGTTCCGTGAGCAAATGCGTACGGCAAAGTACCGCAATTTGTGGACGACAATCTCAGCGGTTGCAGCTTTGATTGTGCCATTCCTATTCGGTGTTTTGTTCACAGACGTTGTTCAAGGAATGCCATTGGACAAGGCGGGTGATATGTCAGCAACGTTCTTTGACTACTTCAACATTTTCTCAATTGTTGGTGGGGCCGCCGTTGCGTTGTTGTCATACATCCACGGATTAAATTACCTACGCTTGAAGCTTGAAGAAGGTGACTTGCACGACCGTATCCAATCACAATTAAAGGTTTTGTACCCCGTTTTGTTGGTTGGTGAAGTTGCGTTTGCCATCACGTTGTTTATCTTCACAGATTTCTTTGCTAAGAAGCCACTTATTACGTTGGCATTCCTAGCAGTCATCGTTTTGTTGACGGTTATCGCTTGGGTAACCGGCTTGAAGCGTTCGAATGTTTGGTCATTTATCGCTTTGGGACTCACAATCATTTCGGTTGTGTTGTTGCTATTCACGGGATTGTTCCCACGTGTTATTGTTGGGGACAATCCAGCGATGTCATTGTTGTTGAAGAACGCGACTTCAACACCATACACGTTGAAGTGGATGACAATGATTGCCTTCACGGCTTTGCCAATTGTGTTGGCTTATCAAATTTGGAGCTTCTATATCTTCCGCAAGCGTATTGTTGTGAAGAAGGCAGCTTAA
- a CDS encoding NAD(P)-dependent oxidoreductase — protein MSQLLLAVQPLRDADIAQLTELGVTVTTPDTISDDALANVTISYGWSATLGPKILATPNNQLKWIQTMSAGVDYMPLKELSAQGILLTNASGLKSVPIAQSTIGYMMHFARGLNVYQNRNHWEEFTDQYMLSELPTVIFGTGHIGQQIARYLSAFDTPVYGVNTSGRPVEGFDATFSIDDLSSLPDVAVVISVLPGTDATKHFFNAETFAHFKKLFLFVNVGRGSTVDQTALLDALDKQDIRYAALDVTEVEPIPDDSPLWHHDNLLLTQHTTWAEHESSGRAGNLFPLFMKNLPDFLAGKPLTTNFVDVSRGY, from the coding sequence ATGTCTCAACTATTACTCGCTGTTCAACCATTGCGTGATGCCGACATTGCGCAACTAACCGAACTTGGCGTGACTGTTACAACACCAGACACAATTAGTGATGATGCTTTGGCTAACGTCACCATTAGCTATGGGTGGTCAGCCACCTTGGGACCAAAAATCCTAGCAACGCCTAATAACCAATTGAAGTGGATTCAAACGATGTCTGCTGGTGTCGACTATATGCCACTGAAGGAATTATCGGCACAAGGGATTCTCTTAACGAACGCCAGCGGTTTGAAGTCTGTGCCGATTGCACAATCTACCATTGGCTACATGATGCATTTTGCCCGTGGCCTAAACGTCTATCAAAACCGTAATCACTGGGAAGAATTCACTGATCAATACATGCTTTCTGAACTACCTACCGTGATTTTTGGAACAGGTCACATCGGCCAACAAATCGCGCGCTACTTATCAGCCTTTGACACACCAGTCTATGGCGTCAATACATCTGGGCGTCCCGTAGAGGGCTTTGACGCCACCTTTAGCATCGACGACTTGTCATCACTACCAGATGTCGCCGTCGTCATCAGCGTGCTACCAGGTACAGATGCAACCAAGCATTTCTTTAACGCAGAAACGTTTGCTCACTTCAAGAAGCTGTTTTTGTTTGTTAACGTTGGTCGTGGCTCTACCGTCGATCAAACTGCTTTGCTTGATGCGTTAGATAAGCAGGACATTCGCTATGCTGCTTTGGATGTGACAGAAGTAGAACCTATTCCAGATGATTCGCCACTCTGGCACCATGATAACTTGCTCTTGACTCAACACACGACTTGGGCAGAACATGAGTCATCAGGTCGTGCTGGTAACCTCTTCCCACTATTCATGAAGAACTTGCCTGACTTCTTAGCAGGTAAGCCGCTAACAACAAACTTCGTTGACGTCTCACGAGGTTACTAA